The genomic window GAATCGGACCACAAGGGATATGCCATTCGCGGGATCACATTCACGCAGTATGCGTATCGCGCGCTTGAGGTCGAAGGTACCGAGCCTGAAGGAGTAGCCGACGAGTCGAAGTATGGAAAGGATGTAGTTGGTACAACGTTAGATAATTGCACCATTTCTTACTGCTCGCGCGTCGCAGGCTATTTCCGCGGAGATCATCTGACGATTCGCCACTGCAAAATAAGTGACACAAGGACCGAAGGTATCTACGTAATAGCTTCAAATGACATTCTGCTGGAAGGAAATATTTTTACTCGCAATAACATCGACAGCATAAGCGGATATTTCCCCGCAGCGGTAAAGATATTCAACCAGTGCCATCATGCGGAGTGTCGCGATAATCTGATAATTGATCTGCCTAACTCGAACGGCGTGTGGTACGATGTCGGTGAAGTTGATGGCGTATTCGTCGATAATTGGGTCGAAGGAGTCGGCGCGGTTATCAAGACAACTCCAACTGATCAGCTCTGGCCGAGCAACAACGGGTTCTTCTTTGAAATCTCAAAGGGTGTCGTGGTGGCCGGAAATGTGTTCGTGAATTGCGACCATGGCATGATGATTCTCAACAGCTCGGACGCTAAAATTTACCAGAACACTTTTGTGAACAGCATGGCGTGCATCGGACGGAATGGGCGTACTCCGGCGGGGGATCGCTTCGGCTGGCATTCCAGCACGGGGCCAGCAGTTGATGAGCGGGAAGGCCACATATTCGAGAACAATCTTCTCACAGGTGATGCTGACTTTAGCAGGCCGCTTCTCTTTGTCTGGCAGCCGGCCTCGCTTTGCGGTCAACTCACAAAACCTCAGCTAAGCGAGATGGATCACGACGCTTACGTGCGTGCAGCCGAGAAAATATCTTATCCGTTGATTCTTTGGAGCCCTGCAGAAAACGAAAAATGCCAATTAGGATTCGATTCGTTGGATGGTTTGCGAAGACTCTATCCTGAGTTCGAGGCGAACAGCCGCTTTTACACTAACTATGATGGACCTTTGTTCAAAAGTGCTCAACTAGGCAATTACGAATTGCTAACCAGCTTTCCAGGAGCGAAATTAGGAACGAGGCTGCCGGATGAAATCAGAGTTCTCCTTGAGAATTCCAGGAATGAACAGCGATATGTTGGAGCGTTCCCTCCAGTCCAATGAAAATCTCGAGTACCATTAAATTAGGTTAACTCTACCCATGCAGAAGCTGAGACTATCCTTGTTGATCATTTCGTTACTGTTGTTCGGACATTCTATTAAGGTCCTATCACAGAACTCTAGCAGTATCTTTGATTTGCCTCATCTGGCGAGGCATGGTACAGCGACTCAACTTATTGTTGACGGCAAGCCTTTCCTTATGCTCGCAGGTGAGTTGGGAAATTCCAGTGCGTCGAGTTTGGATTACATGGAGCCGAATTGGATTAAACTGAAAAAGATGCACCTGAACACCGTGCTTGTTCCTGTCTACTGGGAGCTCATAGAGCCGACTGAAGGGTCATTCGATTTCACTCTCGTTGATGGCGCCGTCTATGCTGCGAGAGAAAACAATCTGAGGATCGTCTTCTTGTGGTTTGGAACATGGAAGAATAGCATGTCGTGCTACGCGCCGTACTGGATCAAATCTGGCGAAAATAGATTTCCCCGGGCTCGAACTAAAGACCGGAAAGTGGAAGAAATACTTACCCCGTTCAGCGACGAGAACATGAATACTGACGCGCGCGCGTTTGCGGCGCTGATGAAACACATCTGCGCTATGGACACGAAGAAGCACACTGTCATCATGGTACAAGTCGAGAATGAAATTGGAATGATTCCAGACGCACGTGATTATTGTGATTTGGCAAATGGGGCATTCTCAAAGGGAGTGCCGTCAGAATTGATGACGTACCTCTTGAAGGACAGGGACTCATCGAGCCTGGAGCTTCGTAAGCTGTGGCAGGATGCTGGTTTCAAAACTTCCGGTACCTGGGAGGAAGTGTTCGGGAGTAGCTTGCAGACGGATGAACTGTTTATGGCCTGGTACTTTGCGAAGTACACGAACTATGTTGCCGAAGCGGGAAAAAAGGAATATCCACTTCCCATGTACGTGAACGCAGCGTTGATCCGGCCCGGCTACAAACCGGGCCAGTATCCGAGTGCCGGTCCATTACCACACCTTTTCGATATTTGGAAACTCGCTGCGCCAGAAATAGATTTCCTGTCGCCGGATATTTATTTCAAGAATTTTGCGGAATGGACCGAGAAGTATGCCCGGCCGGACAATCCGATGTTCATACCGGAGGCGGCCAACTTTCAAAGTATCGCGAATGCCTATTACGCCTTTGCCCAGGAGAATGCGATGGGGTACAGCCCATTCTCGATTGAATCGCTTGATCCCGATAACAGCCAGGTTACAAAGGGGTATGACGTTCTTCGCCAACTGGAACCTTTGATTCTTGAGAATCAGGGAACGGACAAGATTGCCAGCGTGCTGATCGACAGTGTGAACCAGAAAGCACAAGTTAAAATTGGAGATTATTTGATTAACGTCAGGCATGAGTATAGCTGGCCTTATGCCGTCCGCTCAGGTGTCGACACTCCGAGGGTCGGCGGAATGATTATCATGCTTTCGCCTGATGAGTTCCTGATCGCAGGGAGCGGTATCGTAGTGACATTTCAGTCCGCTACAGATGACAGCACCGCCGGAATTGCAGGTATGGAAGAAGGTAAGTTTGTCGATGGGAAATGGATTGCCGGCAGAAGAATGAACGGCGATCAGGACAACCAGGGGCGGCAGATGCACCTGCCGGGCGGAACTTTCGGCATTCAGAAAGTAAAACTTTATAAGTATAAATAAAATCAGATCCGACGTTGGAAATTCATAATTTAAAAATTTCAGGAGGGGCTTGTTGTGGTTGAGAATAAATCGACGGCAATCTTATTACTCTCGTGCAAAGATCGGACGGGATTGATCTCCAGGATTTCTCACTTCGTGTTCGAACGCGGTGGAAATATTCTCGACCTGGATGAGCATGTAGACGTAGATGACAAACAGTTCTTTATCAGGATAGCATGGGATATGAAAAATTTTACAGTCCCGGAGTCCGAAGTGGCGGATGCGTTTACGCCTCTGGCGAAAGAATTCGGCGCGACATATAAGATCAATTTCACCGGCAAGAATCTGAGAGTAGCGGTCTTCGTATCGAAGCTTGAACATTGCCTTCAGGAGATTTTATGGCGCCAGAGGCTCGGTGAGTTTAATATTGAAATCCCGCTGATCGTATCGAATCATGAAGATCTTCGGCACCTCGCCGAGCAGTACAGCATCCCGTTTTTCGTTTTTCCCGTGACAAAAGAAAATAAACCTGAGCAGGAAAGGAAAGAATTGGCATTGCTGGAGGAACAGCGGATCAATACAATTGTGCTGGCGCGCTACATGCAGGTTTTGTCTCCGCAGATTGTCTGCAAATTTCAGAATGAGATCATCAACATTCATCATTCATTCCTTCCTGCGTTTGCAGGGAGCGATCCATACAGGCAGGCCTATGAGCGGGGCGTAAAAATAATCGGCGCGACGAGCCACTATGTTACTGAAGAACTCGACGAGGGCCCGATCATCGAGCAGGACATCATCCGGATATCTCATAAAGACACAGTGAGCGATCTCGTGCGCAAAGGAAGAGATCTCGAGCGCCTGATACTCGCTCGCGCTATGTATTTCCACGCCCAGCACCGCATACTGGTTCATGGCAAACGAACTATTGTCTTCGAATAAGGAGAGAGCATAAAATGACTGATCAGCAATGGGATACACTTCTTAGAATAGTCAAGGGGGAGAGAGTCAGGCCGCTTCCGGCCGGTTTCATCATTGACAGTCCGTGGCTTCCAAACTGGTACGGAGTGAAGATATTGGATTATTTTTCAAACGACGAGGTTTGGCTGAATGCGAACCTGAAAGCCATGAATGATTTTCCCGACGTTATGTTCCTGCCCGGATTTTGGTCGGAATTTGGAATGTGCACTGAGCCGTCTGCATTTGGCGTGCGTTGCACCTTCCCGCCGAACGAATTCCCGTTTGCGCACAAGGTCATTCAGTCGTCGGATGATATCGATTCGCTGCCTCAGCCGAATCCGAAGACGGATGGGCTTTTGCCTTTTGTCTTGAATAGGTTGAAGCTTGCCCAGCCAAAAATCGAGGCGGCCGGTCATAAGATTCGGTTTGCCGTCGCTCGCGGTCCATTGAACATCGCCAGCTATTTGATGGGCTCGACGGAATTCTTGACGACCATGATGATGGAACCGGAGAAGGCAGAATTGCTTATGAAGAAGATCACTATCTATTTGAAAGATTGGCTTCATCTCCAAATGGAGACCTTCCCTTCAATCGATGGCATCCTCATGCTCGATGATATCATCGGATTCATGGGGGCAGATCAATTTGAAGCTTTCGGCATGTCGTATTTCAAAGAGTTGTACAATCAAAATGTTTCCGTGAAGTTCCTTCACAACGACGCACCGAGCAGGGAATCGGCGAAATTCCTTCCGGAAATTGGAGTGAACTTATTCAACATGGGATTCGATGTCACTCTGAACGAGTTAAAGCAGTTAACCCAGAACAAGGTGGCGTTGCTTGGAAATATTCCTCCACGCGATGTTCTTGCGAGCGGAACACCGGAACAGGTGACAGAGACGATCGTTGACTTGATGAATTCGCTCAAAGACAATTCAAGGGTGATATTATCTTGCGGAGGAGGAATGCCTCCAGCGGTCAGCACGGAAAATATAGAAGCGTTTGTCCGGGCAGTTAAAGACAATTCGCTCGTCTGAAGATTTGATGTGAACTAAATGTCTCAGGAGTCTGTTGTTGAGACATTGAATGTGAGAAGAAAAGTTCATGCTGCTATTTCAATCTAAGGTCCTGTAAGTTCATGAATATTCGTTGTAATGAGGGGTTAGGAAATTGAGGGATGATGAGTAAGGAGAGATCACGATGAAAAGAAGAGACTTTATCAGATACACTGCTCTTTCTGCAGGAGCGGTCACATTTTCGCCTTACACGAAGCTCTTCCCGCCTGATGATAAGAAGAAATATGCGAGCGATGTGGTGACGTTAGGCAAGACCGGGATCAAAGCGTCCCGGCTTGCGATGGGGACAGGGACTCATGGCTATAATCATCAATCTGATCAATCGAGAAGTGACTTACCGGGTTTACTCCGCGCCGCCTTCGACCATGGTATCAACTTTTGGGATTCAGCGGATCAATACGGCACGCACCCCGATCTGAAAGAAGCTCTCAAAAGTGTGCCGCGCGAGAAAGTTGTTATCCTGACAAAGACGGAGGCGACGACAGCTGATGAGATGAAGTCCGATCTCGACCGTTTTCGCGAAGAGATCGGCACCGACTATATTGACGTCGTCCTCCTGCACATGATGACGAGCGCCGATTGGCCAACCGAGAAACAAGGCACCATGGAAGTGCTGGAACGAGCGCGGCAGGAGGGAACGATTCGTGCCCACGGCGTCTCATGTCATACGTTTGAAGCGCTCGAGGCAGCATCGAACTCGGATTGGGTGCAGGTTGATTTCGCGAGGATCAATCCGGCAGGTATCATCATGGATGCGGAAGTGAATGCAGTTGTGAAGGTACTGAAAAAAATGCATGACGATGGCAAGGGTGTGGTGGGAATGAAAATCTTTGGGGCGGGACGGCTTGTCGATAGAAGAGACGAATGCCTGCGATATGTCTTGAGTCTCGATTTTGTCGATGCATTTACAATCGGCCAGCGCAGCCAGGATGAGATGCTCGATTTGGTGAAACGCATACCGGCGGTGAGCACTTCAGACTGATCTGAAATTTCTTACCTCATTTTTTTCTGCACACGAATTCTCCTTTTCCTATGGGAACCAGTAAACAGTCGAGCCCCGGATCCTTTTCCGCCTTATCTATCATCGGTCTAATCATTTCATAATGACTGATCGCGTTGTCCGCCACTATAAAACCGTTCTTAATCAACTTCGGTAACACAAGATCAAAGCATCTTTCATAGATCTCTTTCTCCGCATCCAAAAAACAGAATGCGATGTCGTCAATTTTTTTCTCTTCGTTCAAAAAGTCCCCCTCGATTAATTCCACATAGTTTTCTATGCCTGCCGTTTTAATAGTTTCCCTTGCCAGTCTCGCCTTCTCAGGTAATATCTCGAAAGTTTTTATTTTCGTGTTTCTTTCTTTTGCAGCTAGCGACAGCCACATTGTCGAGTAACCGGCGCTCGTGCCTATCTCTATGAACTCGCCCGTCGGACAATTAGCCGCCATCAATGATATGAATCTGCCGGTTTCAGGAGGGATTTGACGCAGCCTTTGATTTTTGGGCGTACCATCATGTCTGTCTTTCCTGTCAATCTCCTCCAAATAGTTCATCCGTTTTAACATCGCGTCGGAAATATCATGGAACATTTTTTCTCCTTCAGCTAGGCATTCCTGGAATGTGAGATGAGACTCCGCAGATTAGGCCCGCTATTGTAACCCAAGCGAGCGTCTGATTCCAAGTTCCAGTCCGCGCAGTTCGGAAAGTCCCCGCATCCGGCCGAACAGTGAGTATCCTGGGTAGATCCCTTTCCTGTTCATGTCGGGAATCATGAGATGGCCGTGGTCGGGCCGCATCGGCAGACTCTTCAATCCTTTCTCCGCGCGCCGCTCCTGTTCGAGTACGAGCGGTTTCATCACGCGGTACATATCCACGTCGCCGTCGAGGTGATTGTCTTCGATAAAGCCTCCCGTCCCGTCCCGCTTCACATTCCGAAGGTGGATAAAATTTATACGAGATGCGAACGCTTCGGCCATTTCCACGATGTTGTTTCCCGTAGAAGCCGCTAGCGAACCCGGGCAATAAGTAATTCCGTTCGACTGCGAATCCGAGACGCTTAGTATCTGCTCGAAATCTTGCTTGCTGCTGACTACTCTCGGCAGGCCGAAGAACTGAAATGGCGGATCATCGGGGTGAATGCCCAAGAGCACATCCGATTCTTCGGCGGAGGCGATTATTTCCTTGATGAAAAAATACAAATTTTCCCGGAGTTCGCCCGCGTCGATCTTTTCATATTTTGCCAACTCCGACCTGAATCCATCCAGCGTGTAAGCATCAAGGGAACCCGGAAAGCCGAGAAGAATTGTCCGGTGCAGAGTATCCCGTTGCTCGCTTGTCATGGCGCGAAAATATTTTTCGGCTTCTTTTATTTCCTGGTTGCGATAATCTTTTTCGGAATCTTTTCTTTTCAACATGAAGATATCGAACGCGGCAAGAACCCGTCTCTCAAATTTCGTGGTTATCGATCCGTCTTTGAAAACGACCCGCAGATCTGTGCGCAGCCAATCGAGCACCGGCATGAAATTGTAGCACACGACGCCGATTCCGCATTGACCGAGATTTCTTATCGTCTCTTTGTAATTGTCGATATACTTGCGATAATTACCTATTCGTTTCTTGATATCCTCATGTACCGGGATACTTTCGGTGACGGACCACCTTAGTCCCGCCTTCTCGATCAGATTTTTTCGCTCGAGGATTTTTTCGATACTCCATGTTTCTCCAGTCGGGATTTGATGGAGCGAAGTAACGATGCCGGTCGCGCCGGTTTGCCTTACTTCCTCAAGCGAGATCGGATCGTTCGGACCGAACCATCTCCACGTTTGTTCGAATGGCATTTATTTATTTTCCCCAACAGGCCTAGCGCAATCCCGGCCTGCTTCATTCAGTCGTTCAATACCCTCGTTGATTCTCTGATGACAAATTCCGTCTCGAAGACAACTTTTTCGACAGGGAGCAATTTCGGAGATTCGATATTTCGAATAAGTATTTCGGCTGCCCTTCGTCCTATCTCATGTTGAGGCGCCCTTATCGTCGTCAATGGTACCGGATAGATTTTCGCATAGTAGATATCGTCGTTACCGACGATCGATATATCGCCCGGCACCGAGATATTCAACTGTTTCAGCGCCATCATGACGGCGAGCGCCTGATGGTCGTTAAAGCAGACAATCGCCGTAGGATATTGGTCTTTCGTTTTCTTCTTAAAATATTCTACCGTCTTCGGGAACACTTCATCGTAATGAGAACCGATGGGTACGATCATATCCCTGTTGAACACCGAGGTACTCTCGCTGAAAGCGTCGCGGAATCCTTCAATGCGCTCCTGTGTGTGAGACGACTGATGGGGGCCGGCAAAGTGCACGATTTTTTTATGGCCGCTTTCTATCAGATACTTCACAGCTTTCTTGATGGCCCTCAAGTTGTCAATCGCCACGACATTTGCCTGAATCCCTTTGACTTCTTCCAGCAGAACGAACGGATAATTTATCATTTTCAATTTGAAGAGATGTTCAATCTCCGCCGTCCCCTCGACAACCGGAGCTATTATAGTCCCTTTGATGTCCTTCGTCGAGAAAAGATGGGACAGCTTCTTCTCGTTCTCATGATTATCATCCGAGCTTGTCACGATCACGGAGTATCCCTTGGTACTTGCGTAGTCCTTCACGCCGGTTGCTATGGAAGTATAAAAAGGATAGTTTAAGTCTTTTATGATTATCGCGATGGATTTGTCCTGAGTTCCGTTCTTCAGATTTCTTGCGACTCCCCTTGGCCGGAAGTTCAGTTCTTTCATTACTTCGAGTATGTGGTCCCTCGTTCCGGGTCTCACAGAGTTTTTCGCATTGATGACGGCGGAGACTGTTCCTTTCGAGACCCCTGCTCTCTTCGCAACATCGTCTATCGTTATTCTTTTCAGCAAAATTCCTGCCCTTTTGGATTTATTAAATTGAAACGGTTTTGTGAATTCCTACACAGTTCAAATTACCTCACAATTGTTTGAAAATCAACTAACTACGTGACTGTGTCAATTGAAAGTATTATCAAGAGGTAGTATAATTCACACGAAATGAATGGCTTGCGCGTCGGTTAATGTGCAATGATTGTGACACCGAAAAAAACAATTCGCCGAATTTTCTGATTAAGTGAAAAGGGAGACTGTAATGTCCAAGATATTTTTTCTTTTATTTTATTTCCTTTCGTCAGCTTTGTCCGCTCAAACATCGAACGTTTCTCTTCAGACAATTTCAAATTATGACAAATGGGGATGGGGTGCGATCGTTATTCAAAACGGTGTCATAACTCTTGCTACAGTGCCTGCCATTGGAGCCCGCGTCATGCAGTACGACTTGGACACTCTGCAGTCAATAATGGTAAATCCAAGTTTGTTGGGAAAAACTTACACACCTTCGACCAGTATTCCGTGGCCGAATTTCGGCGGATACAAAACATGGCCGTCACCTCAGAGTAACTGGAACTCTGGACAGTGGCCTCCACCGCCGACGCTGGACTACGGTGCATATACTGTCACCGACACCATTCGGGCAAGCGACTCCGTAACAGTGGGAGTAGCCAGCCAAACTGAACAGTGGTACGCACCGGGGATCCAGTTCACGCGTAAGGCGACGATCTATAACGGAACCAGTCGCGTAAAGATGGAACAAACAATAATCAACCAGGGAACAACAGACGTGACCTGGGGCGTCTGGAGTATCATTCAATCGGTCGTGAATCATACAGGGAAAAGTGATAACCAGAACTTCTGGGCATATTTTCCTATCAATCCCACCAGCATTTTTGGGAGTGGCGGCGTCGGAATGCCTCAAGGTCAAAGCAGAGCATGGAAAGGTGAAGTAGCACCCGGCATCTACGGCGTTCAGTTCTATCCGGACAACAACAAGATCTTTGCTGATCCTGACAAAGGTTGGATTGCGTACACAAGTCTTTCTGACACTGTCGTGTTTGCAAGGACATTCCCAATTTATGATTCGCTTCAATACCCTGATGGTGGTGCGAGAGTTTCGGTGTATGTAAGTTCTCCAAGCTCAAGCAGCGCGCCTGCATATATGGAAGTGGAAGTGAAAGGTCCGCTGGTGAGCCTCGCTGCCGGCGGTGGAGAATACACCTTCACGGAAAATTGGTGGGCTGCTAAGGTTCGCGCGCCTGTTCTCGATGTGGATTCCGCGGGCGCTGTCGGTGAACGTATGTCATACGGCGCAACGACTCATGTGATATCCGCCGCCTACGGCGTATTTTATAATGGTACAGCCAAATTGTCATTTGTCGACAGGCAGGGAAATATTATAGCCGAAGGACAGGAACATCCGGTCTCTCCGCTTAATGAATTTCGACTCGGGGAAACAGTCGCTATACCCGATAGCGCAAGTGCGGTGGAAGTCTTGATTCGCGACGGCAGCGGAACATTGATGGGCATATTGGAGAAGGAGGATATTTCTCAACTTCTATCAGTAGTGAATCCAAAGACGCAGGCCGGCGCTTCGAATTATCGTCTCGCTCGAAATTATCCCAACCCGTTCAATGGAGGCACGGTGGTTACATTCTTCTGCCCGGTGGTCACGCGTGGCTCGCTCAAGATTTACGATATACTGGGAAGAGAAGTGGCGCAGCTCGCATCAGGAAGATTTGAAGCGGGTGAGCATCGTTACAACTGGAATCCTGAGAATCTTGCCAGCGGTGTTTACATAGCAACCTTTGAAGCTAACGGCCTTCGGCTGACTCAAAAAATGTTATACCTCCGGTGAGGGTATTGGTATTAGTGACCGCGGGAAAACTATATTAAGCAAGCGGATCGATTCTTGAAGATGATGATATGCACGAAATACTGGAACAATTGACAACCTGCATCGAGCTTGGAAAAATCAATAAGGCTTCACCATACCCGCCTGCTTTGAAAGGACAAGATGGAGCCGATGAGCTTTGCAAGATGGCACTGGATCAGGGGATAGCCCCGGACGATGTTTTGAACAAGGCGTTGATACCGGGAATGTCGAGAATCGGTCAAAAATTTTCACAAGGTAAGGCGTTCGTTCCGGAGATGTTGATCGCCGCGAAGGCGATGACGGCGGCAATGAAACACCTGAAGCCATTTTTTACGTCGGGCGAAATAAAGAGGAAAGGCACATTCGTTGTCGGAACCGTCATGGGTGACCTCCACGATATAGGTAAAAATATTTTGTCGATGACTATTGAAGGCGCAGGATGGGAAGTGGTAGATTTGGGCGTCGATGTGAAGGCAGAGAAATTCTTAGAGGCAATTGACAAACACCCGGATTGCGTTGTCGGTTTGTCTGCACTGCTTACAACTACGATGGCAAATATGGAGTCGATCGTGAAGACAATCAGAGACAAATACCCCAACAAGGTAATCCTCGTAGGCGGGGCGCCGTTATCGATGGACTTCTGCAAAAAGATCGGAGCGAATTTTTATTCTCCTGACCCTCATGGAGCTGTCGAGTTTCTGAACAAACTTGCAGCATGAGCATATGAACGTATCCGAGTGGATAGTCTCCTTAGGTAATTCTCCGAACAGACTTGCGGTCCCGATCATGACGCATCCGGGTATTGAATCTACAGGCAAGACCATTGTCGAAGCGGTCAGTGACGGCGAGACACAATTCCGGGCAATCAAAGCAGTTCAGGAAAAATATTCGCCTGATGCTGCAACGATGATCATGGATCTGACGGTTGAAGCTGAGGCTTTTGGCAGCAGGATAAATTTGTCCGACAAAGAAATACCTTCACTCACCGACAGACTTGTGGGTGATCAGGAATCTGTGGAAAGGTTGAGGGTTCCTTCACTTGAATCCGCACGCGTTCCACAGTATCTCAGGGCTGCTCAGCTTGCGGTTAAGGAAATAAAAGATAAGCCGGTGTTTGCGGGATGCATCGGACCTTTCTCGCTTGCCGGAAGATTGTTCGGCATGTCCGAAATTATGACCTCGCTTTTCATCGAGCCTGATGTAATTAAACTTCTCCTGGACAAGTGTTCTTCATTTTTGCGTTCGTACATCGGAGCGATGAAAAATCTCGGCACTGATGGAATTCTAATGGCTGAGCCGGCTGCAGGACTTTTATCGGCGGAAATGTGCGATGAGTTTTCCTCGGATTACATAAAAGGAATCGTAGATGATGTTCAGGACGGGGATTTTCTTTTTATACTCCACAACTGCGGGAACACGGGTCACGTAACGCAATCCATGATATACACGGGCTCCGGCGGGCTGCATTTTGGAAACAGGGTCAGTATGGTCGAGGTACTGAATGAAGTACCCAAAAACAGACTTGTGTTCGGCAATCTCGATCCTGTTAGCGTTTTCAAGTCAGGCTCGCCAAAACATGTTTTCGATGAGACGACTAAACTCTTGCGCCAGACTACCGATCATAGAAATTTCATAATATCTTCCGGCTGTGATACCCCGCCCGGCTCTCCTCCGGAAAATGTGGAAGCTTTCTTTCACGCCGTCAGAATATTCAATGCTGGAGACTGATGCTGTTGGCAAAGACTTTTGCGAGTGCCGAGACTTTTTCTTTTGATCATGACGAGATAAGGATTTCGCGAAATGCCTTTGCATGTGCATTGGGCTACGATCCGGATTCAATGCCCGCTCCGCTAATCGAATCGATCGATGATATTCTCGAAAATGGTAACACATTATGTAACATTGAAGGT from Candidatus Acidiferrales bacterium includes these protein-coding regions:
- the purU gene encoding formyltetrahydrofolate deformylase — encoded protein: MVENKSTAILLLSCKDRTGLISRISHFVFERGGNILDLDEHVDVDDKQFFIRIAWDMKNFTVPESEVADAFTPLAKEFGATYKINFTGKNLRVAVFVSKLEHCLQEILWRQRLGEFNIEIPLIVSNHEDLRHLAEQYSIPFFVFPVTKENKPEQERKELALLEEQRINTIVLARYMQVLSPQIVCKFQNEIINIHHSFLPAFAGSDPYRQAYERGVKIIGATSHYVTEELDEGPIIEQDIIRISHKDTVSDLVRKGRDLERLILARAMYFHAQHRILVHGKRTIVFE
- a CDS encoding uroporphyrinogen decarboxylase family protein; translation: MTDQQWDTLLRIVKGERVRPLPAGFIIDSPWLPNWYGVKILDYFSNDEVWLNANLKAMNDFPDVMFLPGFWSEFGMCTEPSAFGVRCTFPPNEFPFAHKVIQSSDDIDSLPQPNPKTDGLLPFVLNRLKLAQPKIEAAGHKIRFAVARGPLNIASYLMGSTEFLTTMMMEPEKAELLMKKITIYLKDWLHLQMETFPSIDGILMLDDIIGFMGADQFEAFGMSYFKELYNQNVSVKFLHNDAPSRESAKFLPEIGVNLFNMGFDVTLNELKQLTQNKVALLGNIPPRDVLASGTPEQVTETIVDLMNSLKDNSRVILSCGGGMPPAVSTENIEAFVRAVKDNSLV
- a CDS encoding aldo/keto reductase produces the protein MKRRDFIRYTALSAGAVTFSPYTKLFPPDDKKKYASDVVTLGKTGIKASRLAMGTGTHGYNHQSDQSRSDLPGLLRAAFDHGINFWDSADQYGTHPDLKEALKSVPREKVVILTKTEATTADEMKSDLDRFREEIGTDYIDVVLLHMMTSADWPTEKQGTMEVLERARQEGTIRAHGVSCHTFEALEAASNSDWVQVDFARINPAGIIMDAEVNAVVKVLKKMHDDGKGVVGMKIFGAGRLVDRRDECLRYVLSLDFVDAFTIGQRSQDEMLDLVKRIPAVSTSD
- the uxuA gene encoding mannonate dehydratase yields the protein MPFEQTWRWFGPNDPISLEEVRQTGATGIVTSLHQIPTGETWSIEKILERKNLIEKAGLRWSVTESIPVHEDIKKRIGNYRKYIDNYKETIRNLGQCGIGVVCYNFMPVLDWLRTDLRVVFKDGSITTKFERRVLAAFDIFMLKRKDSEKDYRNQEIKEAEKYFRAMTSEQRDTLHRTILLGFPGSLDAYTLDGFRSELAKYEKIDAGELRENLYFFIKEIIASAEESDVLLGIHPDDPPFQFFGLPRVVSSKQDFEQILSVSDSQSNGITYCPGSLAASTGNNIVEMAEAFASRINFIHLRNVKRDGTGGFIEDNHLDGDVDMYRVMKPLVLEQERRAEKGLKSLPMRPDHGHLMIPDMNRKGIYPGYSLFGRMRGLSELRGLELGIRRSLGLQ
- a CDS encoding DUF5597 domain-containing protein, with the translated sequence MPHLARHGTATQLIVDGKPFLMLAGELGNSSASSLDYMEPNWIKLKKMHLNTVLVPVYWELIEPTEGSFDFTLVDGAVYAARENNLRIVFLWFGTWKNSMSCYAPYWIKSGENRFPRARTKDRKVEEILTPFSDENMNTDARAFAALMKHICAMDTKKHTVIMVQVENEIGMIPDARDYCDLANGAFSKGVPSELMTYLLKDRDSSSLELRKLWQDAGFKTSGTWEEVFGSSLQTDELFMAWYFAKYTNYVAEAGKKEYPLPMYVNAALIRPGYKPGQYPSAGPLPHLFDIWKLAAPEIDFLSPDIYFKNFAEWTEKYARPDNPMFIPEAANFQSIANAYYAFAQENAMGYSPFSIESLDPDNSQVTKGYDVLRQLEPLILENQGTDKIASVLIDSVNQKAQVKIGDYLINVRHEYSWPYAVRSGVDTPRVGGMIIMLSPDEFLIAGSGIVVTFQSATDDSTAGIAGMEEGKFVDGKWIAGRRMNGDQDNQGRQMHLPGGTFGIQKVKLYKYK
- a CDS encoding right-handed parallel beta-helix repeat-containing protein; translated protein: MKHSFQINISVTAFCLSLIFTTATAQPSGGPYGPVRQSYRLPTATGKIYYVATDGDSSASGESLSKPATLEAAIAQVQTGDAIVMRGGIYRIGNLELNQGITIQPYEDERPVLKGTEVASDWKNLGNGVWVTRWAHLFPAQPADWWQRGIDGRKTPLWRFNNDMVFIDGRYLRSAGWVGAVDSNLYYIDYSDSLVYIGTNPANRLIEITAHDAAIVRATGECHGKESDHKGYAIRGITFTQYAYRALEVEGTEPEGVADESKYGKDVVGTTLDNCTISYCSRVAGYFRGDHLTIRHCKISDTRTEGIYVIASNDILLEGNIFTRNNIDSISGYFPAAVKIFNQCHHAECRDNLIIDLPNSNGVWYDVGEVDGVFVDNWVEGVGAVIKTTPTDQLWPSNNGFFFEISKGVVVAGNVFVNCDHGMMILNSSDAKIYQNTFVNSMACIGRNGRTPAGDRFGWHSSTGPAVDEREGHIFENNLLTGDADFSRPLLFVWQPASLCGQLTKPQLSEMDHDAYVRAAEKISYPLILWSPAENEKCQLGFDSLDGLRRLYPEFEANSRFYTNYDGPLFKSAQLGNYELLTSFPGAKLGTRLPDEIRVLLENSRNEQRYVGAFPPVQ
- a CDS encoding class I SAM-dependent methyltransferase is translated as MFHDISDAMLKRMNYLEEIDRKDRHDGTPKNQRLRQIPPETGRFISLMAANCPTGEFIEIGTSAGYSTMWLSLAAKERNTKIKTFEILPEKARLARETIKTAGIENYVELIEGDFLNEEKKIDDIAFCFLDAEKEIYERCFDLVLPKLIKNGFIVADNAISHYEMIRPMIDKAEKDPGLDCLLVPIGKGEFVCRKK